Proteins encoded in a region of the Pseudomonas putida genome:
- the minD gene encoding septum site-determining protein MinD, whose protein sequence is MAKILVVTSGKGGVGKTTTSAAIGTGLALRGHKTVIVDFDVGLRNLDLIMGCERRVVYDFVNVVNGEANLQQALIKDKRLENLYVLAASQTRDKDALTQEGVEKVLMELKETFDYVICDSPAGIEKGAHLAMYFADEAIVVTNPEVSSVRDSDRMLGILSSKSRRSENGEEPIKEHLLITRYHPERVEKGEMLSIADVEEILAIKLKGVIPESQAVLKASNQGIPVILDDQSDAGQAYSDTVDRLLGKEKPLRFIEVPKQGFFARLFGGK, encoded by the coding sequence TTGGCCAAGATTCTCGTGGTTACTTCCGGCAAGGGGGGTGTGGGCAAGACCACCACCAGCGCCGCCATTGGTACCGGCCTCGCACTGCGCGGCCACAAGACCGTCATCGTCGACTTCGACGTGGGCCTGCGTAACCTCGACCTGATCATGGGCTGCGAACGCCGCGTGGTGTACGACTTCGTCAACGTGGTCAACGGCGAAGCCAACCTGCAGCAAGCCCTGATCAAGGACAAGCGCCTCGAGAACCTGTACGTGCTGGCCGCCAGCCAGACCCGTGACAAGGACGCGCTGACCCAGGAAGGCGTGGAAAAGGTATTGATGGAGCTGAAGGAAACCTTCGACTACGTCATCTGCGACTCGCCGGCCGGTATCGAGAAAGGCGCGCACCTGGCCATGTACTTCGCCGACGAAGCCATCGTGGTCACCAACCCCGAAGTGTCCTCGGTACGTGACTCTGACCGCATGCTGGGCATTCTGTCGAGCAAGTCGCGCCGCTCCGAGAACGGCGAAGAGCCAATCAAGGAACACCTGCTGATCACCCGCTACCACCCAGAGCGCGTGGAAAAGGGCGAAATGCTGAGCATCGCCGACGTCGAAGAAATCCTGGCGATCAAGCTCAAGGGCGTGATTCCCGAGTCCCAGGCAGTGCTGAAGGCCTCCAACCAGGGTATCCCGGTCATCCTCGACGACCAGAGCGATGCCGGCCAGGCCTATAGCGATACCGTCGACCGTCTGCTGGGCAAAGAAAAGCCCCTGCGGTTCATCGAAGTGCCGAAGCAAGGATTCTTCGCGCG
- a CDS encoding VacJ family lipoprotein, whose translation MVNKLLFATALLAAGPALAAETAPRASVIEADPQVTAAPLAPEADGFLDPLRELKFNPGLDQREFERSTLEALNVYDPLESINRRVYHFNYRLDQWVLLPLVSGYQYVTPRFVRTGVSNFFNNLGDVPNLFNSVLQLKVKRSAEITARLMFNTIIGVGGLWDPATSMGLPRQSEDFGQTLGFYGVPDGPYLMLPVLGPSNLRDTTGLVVDYAGEQAINYLNVPETSTDHPEIFALQVVDKRYTTKFRYGQLNSPFEYEKVRYVYTQARKLQIAE comes from the coding sequence GTGGTTAACAAACTCCTCTTCGCCACTGCCCTGCTGGCCGCCGGCCCAGCCCTGGCCGCCGAAACCGCCCCTCGGGCCAGCGTGATCGAGGCCGACCCGCAAGTGACCGCCGCACCACTGGCGCCCGAAGCCGACGGTTTTCTCGACCCGCTGCGCGAACTGAAATTCAACCCGGGGCTGGACCAGCGCGAGTTCGAGCGCTCCACCCTGGAAGCGTTGAACGTGTACGACCCGCTGGAGTCGATCAACCGGCGCGTCTACCACTTCAACTACCGGCTGGACCAATGGGTACTGCTGCCGCTGGTGAGTGGTTACCAGTACGTCACCCCGCGCTTCGTGCGTACCGGGGTGAGCAACTTCTTCAACAACCTGGGCGATGTGCCGAACCTGTTCAACAGTGTGCTGCAGCTCAAGGTCAAGCGCTCGGCAGAGATCACTGCCCGGCTGATGTTCAATACCATCATTGGTGTGGGCGGGCTATGGGACCCGGCGACCAGCATGGGCCTACCACGCCAGAGCGAAGACTTTGGCCAGACCCTGGGCTTCTACGGTGTGCCAGACGGGCCCTACCTGATGCTGCCGGTGCTGGGGCCATCGAACCTGCGCGATACCACCGGGCTGGTGGTGGACTATGCGGGCGAGCAGGCCATCAACTACCTGAACGTGCCCGAAACCAGCACCGACCACCCGGAAATTTTTGCCCTGCAGGTGGTGGATAAGCGCTACACCACCAAGTTCCGCTATGGCCAGCTGAACTCGCCGTTCGAGTATGAAAAGGTGCGGTATGTGTATACCCAGGCGCGCAAGTTGCAGATAGCCGAGTAA
- a CDS encoding lipid A biosynthesis lauroyl acyltransferase, whose translation MERPRFRPYYLHPKFWGLWLGLGLLWLVVQLPYRVLLKIGAALGAVMYRFAGERRRIAARNLELCFPELSVDERQRLLKANFASTGIAFFEMAMSWWWPKARLARLAHIEGLEHLQAAQQAGQGAILMAVHFTTLEIGAALLGQQHTIDGMYREHGNALFDFIQRSGRERHNLDSLAVEREDVRGMLKLLRSGRAIWYAPDQDYGAKQSIFVPLFGIPAATVTATTKFARLGKAQVIPFTQKRLEDGSGYRLVIHPPLADFPGESEEADCLRINQWVEGVLRECPEQYLWAHRRFKSRPEGAPRLYEKKKR comes from the coding sequence ATGGAACGCCCGCGTTTTCGTCCCTATTACCTTCACCCCAAGTTCTGGGGCCTGTGGCTGGGCCTGGGCCTGCTGTGGCTGGTGGTCCAGTTGCCGTACCGGGTGCTGTTGAAAATCGGTGCCGCACTGGGTGCCGTGATGTACCGCTTCGCCGGTGAGCGTCGGCGCATCGCCGCGCGCAACCTGGAGCTGTGCTTCCCGGAACTGTCGGTCGACGAACGGCAGCGTTTGCTCAAGGCCAACTTCGCCTCTACCGGCATCGCCTTCTTCGAAATGGCCATGAGCTGGTGGTGGCCCAAGGCCAGGCTCGCGCGCCTGGCCCATATCGAGGGGCTGGAGCATCTGCAGGCCGCCCAGCAGGCGGGGCAGGGCGCCATCCTCATGGCGGTGCACTTCACCACCCTGGAAATCGGCGCCGCGCTGCTGGGCCAGCAGCACACCATCGACGGCATGTACCGCGAGCATGGCAACGCGTTGTTCGATTTCATCCAGCGCAGCGGCCGTGAGCGGCATAACCTTGACTCGCTGGCAGTGGAGCGCGAAGACGTGCGTGGCATGCTCAAGCTGCTGCGTTCGGGCCGGGCGATCTGGTACGCACCCGACCAGGACTACGGCGCCAAACAGAGCATTTTCGTGCCGCTGTTCGGCATCCCCGCAGCCACGGTAACCGCCACCACCAAGTTCGCCCGGCTGGGCAAGGCGCAGGTTATTCCGTTCACCCAGAAGCGCCTGGAGGATGGCAGCGGCTATCGTCTGGTAATCCACCCGCCACTGGCGGATTTCCCAGGCGAAAGCGAAGAGGCCGACTGCCTGCGTATCAACCAGTGGGTCGAGGGTGTGTTGCGCGAGTGTCCGGAGCAGTACCTGTGGGCGCACCGCCGGTTCAAGTCACGGCCCGAGGGTGCACCACGGCTGTATGAGAAGAAAAAGCGCTGA
- the minC gene encoding septum site-determining protein MinC, protein MQTMSPNHTPDTASVFQLKGSMLAITVLELARNDLEALDRQLAAKVAQAPNFFSNTPLVLALDKLPADEGAIDLPGLMRICRHHGLRTLAIRANRIEDIAAAIAIDLPVLPPSGARERPLEPEPEVVKKPEPAPTPPPAPEPEVRPTRIITAPVRGGQQIYAQGGDLIVTASVSPGAELLADGNIHVYGAMRGRALAGIKGNTKARIFCQQMTAEMVSIAGQYKVCEDLRRDPLWGTGVQVSLSGDVLNITRL, encoded by the coding sequence ATGCAGACCATGAGCCCAAACCACACACCCGACACCGCCTCCGTGTTCCAGCTCAAGGGCAGCATGCTCGCCATTACAGTACTGGAACTGGCGCGCAATGACCTTGAAGCCCTTGACCGCCAGTTGGCGGCCAAAGTCGCCCAGGCACCGAACTTCTTCAGCAACACGCCGCTGGTGCTGGCGCTGGACAAGCTGCCGGCCGACGAAGGGGCAATCGACCTGCCCGGCTTGATGCGCATCTGCCGCCACCATGGCCTGCGTACCCTGGCCATCCGCGCCAACCGCATCGAGGACATCGCCGCCGCCATCGCCATCGACCTGCCGGTGCTGCCACCGTCCGGCGCGCGCGAACGGCCGCTGGAGCCCGAGCCCGAGGTGGTCAAAAAGCCCGAACCCGCCCCGACGCCACCACCGGCCCCCGAACCCGAAGTGCGCCCGACCCGCATCATTACTGCGCCAGTACGCGGCGGCCAGCAGATCTATGCTCAGGGTGGCGACCTGATCGTTACCGCCTCGGTCAGCCCGGGTGCGGAACTTCTGGCCGATGGCAACATCCATGTGTACGGCGCCATGCGTGGCCGCGCCCTGGCCGGCATCAAAGGCAATACCAAGGCGCGGATCTTCTGCCAGCAGATGACCGCCGAAATGGTTTCAATCGCCGGCCAGTACAAAGTCTGCGAAGACCTGCGCCGCGACCCGCTGTGGGGTACCGGCGTGCAAGTCAGCCTGTCTGGTGACGTGTTGAACATCACCCGTCTTTAA